The Spirochaeta isovalerica genome includes a window with the following:
- a CDS encoding efflux RND transporter periplasmic adaptor subunit translates to MDRAIRKKKFTAGKIFLLFLALVLTVFLGKFLFSREFYRTGRAKLSRITISTVSEENISREIRSLGTVEPESRVVIEADEGGKVDAIFQASGVSVSKGTPILRLKNEVLEQELEKLIQSREEEKLILALSSEEFKRRELEFRQRLLEIDFILAGLVTQVEIDTRLYESGGIAREKLSASRVELDFRNRKKELFISVWESEKTIAALKEELQKRKLQSIENSLTQIRRRIERLTVCSPVSGILNLEDLFVGRNINTGEAIGAIDKEGDFKMTAYVDEFYLPLISIGDKASFSDGDAELSSISPVVRDGRIRLDFFLLPPLPGNLISGQTFTLSIKHGVSQMKMIVSDEGFYRDTAGSWVFKLVDDHTAMKTAVDTGLKNGNRVEILSGLEKGDRVIVSSYSDFLECDKIILSGEI, encoded by the coding sequence ATGGATCGTGCAATCAGAAAAAAGAAATTCACTGCCGGAAAGATTTTCCTTCTGTTCCTTGCTCTTGTCTTAACCGTTTTTCTGGGGAAGTTCCTCTTTTCGAGAGAGTTTTACCGGACCGGACGTGCTAAGTTATCGCGCATTACGATTTCTACGGTGAGCGAGGAAAATATATCCCGTGAAATCCGGAGTCTCGGCACAGTCGAACCGGAATCCCGGGTGGTTATAGAAGCTGATGAGGGAGGAAAAGTTGATGCCATATTTCAGGCTTCCGGAGTCTCAGTCAGCAAAGGCACCCCGATTCTCCGTCTGAAAAATGAAGTTCTGGAGCAGGAGCTGGAAAAGCTTATCCAGTCCCGTGAAGAGGAGAAACTGATTCTGGCGCTGAGCAGTGAGGAATTCAAAAGACGGGAACTGGAATTCCGGCAACGGCTTCTGGAAATTGATTTCATTCTGGCCGGTCTGGTGACGCAAGTCGAAATAGATACCCGGCTCTATGAGTCGGGGGGGATTGCCAGAGAAAAGCTGTCGGCCAGCCGGGTGGAACTGGATTTCAGAAATAGAAAAAAGGAGTTATTTATTTCTGTATGGGAGAGTGAAAAGACTATTGCGGCCCTTAAGGAAGAGCTGCAGAAAAGAAAGCTGCAAAGCATAGAAAACAGTTTGACACAAATCCGCCGCAGGATAGAGCGGTTGACTGTATGTTCGCCCGTATCCGGGATTCTCAATCTTGAAGATTTGTTCGTCGGCCGGAACATCAATACGGGGGAGGCAATCGGCGCAATCGATAAAGAGGGGGATTTCAAAATGACTGCTTATGTCGACGAGTTTTATCTCCCGCTGATCAGCATCGGGGATAAGGCTTCTTTTTCCGATGGGGATGCCGAATTGTCATCCATATCTCCCGTCGTACGGGACGGGAGAATCAGACTCGATTTTTTTCTGCTCCCCCCGCTTCCGGGAAATCTTATCAGCGGCCAGACTTTTACCCTTTCCATAAAGCACGGAGTTTCTCAAATGAAAATGATTGTTTCCGATGAAGGCTTTTACCGGGACACGGCAGGCTCATGGGTTTTCAAGCTTGTTGATGATCATACGGCTATGAAAACCGCGGTCGACACTGGTCTGAAAAACGGGAACCGGGTTGAAATTCTCTCGGGCCTGGAAAAAGGGGACAGAGTCATCGTCTCAAGTTATTCGGACTTTCTCGAATGCGATAAAATTATATTAAGCGGAGAAATATAA
- a CDS encoding ABC transporter ATP-binding protein — protein MIKIEGLTKIYRTDEVESTVLDHLNLTVEKGEFLSIMGPSGCGKSTLLNILGMLDSPTSGLYFFDGEEVSGFSEKKRTIKRKGQIGFIFQSFNLIDELTVYENIELPLIYLKVGKKERRERVEKMMKTFSIANRRNHFPQQLSGGQQQRVAVARAIITRPNIILADEPTGNLDSRRGKTVMNYLVRLHKAGATIIMVTHSRQYAEYADRRIRLFDGKIISESVKEALNV, from the coding sequence ATGATTAAAATCGAAGGGCTGACAAAAATCTACAGAACCGACGAGGTGGAAAGCACTGTATTGGATCATCTTAATCTCACTGTGGAAAAAGGTGAATTCCTTTCGATCATGGGGCCGTCGGGCTGCGGCAAATCAACCCTTCTCAATATTCTGGGAATGCTCGATTCGCCGACAAGCGGATTGTACTTTTTTGATGGCGAAGAGGTATCGGGCTTCAGTGAAAAAAAACGGACAATCAAAAGAAAGGGGCAGATCGGCTTTATATTTCAGAGCTTCAATCTCATAGACGAACTGACTGTATACGAGAATATCGAGCTGCCTCTCATATATCTCAAAGTCGGAAAAAAAGAGCGCAGGGAGAGAGTGGAAAAGATGATGAAGACTTTTTCCATTGCAAACCGCCGGAATCATTTTCCCCAGCAGCTTTCGGGAGGCCAGCAGCAGAGGGTGGCTGTGGCGAGAGCTATTATAACCAGACCGAATATCATTCTCGCCGATGAGCCTACAGGCAACCTCGATTCCCGGCGGGGGAAAACGGTTATGAACTATCTTGTCCGGCTTCATAAAGCCGGAGCCACCATTATCATGGTGACCCATTCCAGGCAGTACGCCGAATACGCCGACAGGCGAATACGCCTTTTTGATGGAAAAATTATCTCCGAATCGGTTAAAGAGGCGCTTAATGTTTAA
- a CDS encoding ABC transporter permease has protein sequence MFKNYLLLTFRTLSRQKVSSFIAIAGLALGITSVLLLFAFIDYHRHFDEFIPEDSQIKRLVCRTTDVYGRELVGGLRSVNYYVSEVIRENVPGIGESVRLAVNEGVRIRDGEDIFFEMAYCVDPGFFNLIPFEVVAGSRDLFFSEPDSIVLEETLAEKYFPGGNALGKMVNLIDGQGNPFRVTGIVRVPSNSHLYNARSQVFVPLDFFRNIINKSSDIGFDSPDSPVKLSLYFKPVAGFSESILQKEINGIVNQIPVNENITSMELSFEDFKDIHLYSRENSGDVLNPLYMILFLGLLTSLLLIISIINTVSILTAQSLARTREVGIRLVMGSRRMDLAVQFFSESFILTLFSLIVSLVLLELLLPSFSNLVSVDLAVSYTPAFFLFCLLLVLIVGAAAGAYPVLFLSSLDPVESLKGKKLLKLGKSKKILLVSQFLFASIVLLWSLVFNNEIRRIQNLDPGFDSENLISIFPGWDLDMEPVEKLEGLKGDLKRIPGVEEVSYTGYAPFTGGMGDVNLFTDEEGVSHYEIVTFIDPDYLKAIGVETLEGDSQREGAVIMKSANEYRKLKPGDLIELDSVNYRVSAVIEDYFIDGPYGDMPKFHVISKNGPFYFQLIKLSHNVDIGEIRQVWREYFPDRIFEYHYMDESIEAGIVLPVVRTLERVMNLTVAITLFLSALGLFGLILQTLKQKTKEIGIRKVLGAGFWTVITQVLREILILIASGVSIGIVLGMVSINPLVGSLGYPFPVHNLFLLSLLSALLIVMAGMLFIGTIVFKAAGANPAEALRYE, from the coding sequence ATGTTTAAGAATTATCTGCTTCTGACTTTCAGGACCCTTTCGCGGCAGAAAGTTTCATCTTTTATTGCCATTGCCGGTTTGGCTCTGGGGATTACCTCGGTGCTTCTTCTCTTCGCCTTTATCGATTATCATCGTCATTTTGATGAATTTATACCAGAGGACAGCCAGATTAAAAGACTGGTCTGCCGGACGACGGATGTTTACGGAAGGGAACTAGTCGGAGGATTGCGTTCGGTCAATTATTACGTATCGGAAGTGATAAGGGAGAATGTTCCGGGGATTGGTGAATCTGTCCGGCTCGCTGTGAATGAAGGAGTCAGAATCAGGGATGGAGAAGATATCTTTTTTGAAATGGCTTATTGCGTCGATCCCGGCTTTTTCAATCTGATTCCTTTCGAAGTAGTAGCCGGAAGCAGAGATCTTTTTTTCTCAGAACCCGATTCCATAGTTCTTGAAGAGACGCTGGCAGAAAAGTATTTTCCCGGCGGTAATGCTCTGGGGAAAATGGTCAATCTTATCGACGGGCAGGGAAATCCCTTCAGGGTTACGGGAATCGTCCGTGTTCCATCGAATAGTCATCTGTATAATGCCAGATCCCAGGTTTTTGTCCCTTTGGATTTTTTTAGAAATATTATAAACAAATCATCTGACATCGGGTTCGATAGCCCTGACAGCCCTGTTAAACTATCTCTCTATTTCAAACCGGTTGCCGGTTTTAGCGAATCTATTCTTCAAAAAGAGATCAATGGAATAGTCAATCAGATTCCGGTAAACGAAAATATTACATCAATGGAGCTCTCCTTCGAAGATTTTAAGGATATCCATCTTTATTCCCGGGAGAATTCCGGCGATGTTCTCAATCCTCTCTATATGATTCTTTTTCTCGGTCTTCTCACTTCGCTACTGCTCATTATATCCATTATTAATACGGTTTCGATTCTCACGGCTCAGTCTCTGGCCCGGACAAGGGAAGTCGGGATCAGGCTGGTCATGGGAAGCCGGAGAATGGATCTTGCCGTACAGTTCTTTTCCGAATCGTTTATTCTGACTCTTTTTTCCCTGATTGTTTCCCTCGTTCTTCTGGAGCTGCTGCTGCCGTCGTTCTCCAATCTCGTTTCAGTTGATCTGGCTGTTTCCTACACCCCGGCTTTTTTTCTTTTCTGTCTGTTGCTGGTTCTCATTGTCGGTGCGGCGGCCGGAGCCTATCCTGTTCTGTTTCTTTCCTCTCTCGATCCTGTTGAGAGCCTGAAGGGGAAAAAGCTTCTGAAATTGGGGAAATCAAAGAAAATCCTTCTGGTCTCCCAGTTTCTCTTCGCTTCCATTGTTCTCCTCTGGTCTCTCGTATTCAATAACGAAATCCGCCGCATTCAAAATCTCGATCCGGGATTCGACAGCGAAAACCTCATCTCCATTTTCCCCGGATGGGACCTCGACATGGAGCCGGTTGAAAAACTGGAAGGTCTTAAAGGCGATCTGAAGCGAATTCCCGGTGTGGAAGAGGTCTCCTATACGGGATACGCGCCGTTTACAGGCGGTATGGGTGATGTGAATCTCTTTACTGATGAGGAAGGCGTTTCCCATTACGAGATCGTAACATTTATCGATCCCGATTACCTCAAAGCTATAGGGGTGGAAACTCTGGAAGGAGATTCTCAGAGAGAAGGCGCGGTTATCATGAAGAGCGCCAATGAATACAGAAAACTGAAACCGGGAGATCTTATTGAACTTGATTCGGTAAACTACAGGGTGTCGGCTGTGATTGAGGACTATTTCATCGACGGGCCGTATGGGGATATGCCGAAATTTCATGTGATTTCGAAAAACGGTCCTTTTTATTTTCAATTGATTAAGCTCAGTCATAATGTCGATATCGGGGAAATCCGGCAAGTGTGGAGAGAGTATTTTCCCGACAGGATTTTCGAGTATCATTACATGGACGAAAGCATTGAAGCGGGGATTGTTCTTCCCGTTGTCCGGACTCTGGAAAGGGTTATGAATCTGACAGTGGCCATTACGCTTTTTCTCTCGGCTCTGGGGCTTTTCGGTCTCATACTCCAGACACTGAAACAGAAGACGAAGGAGATCGGCATCAGAAAAGTTCTCGGCGCGGGGTTCTGGACTGTGATAACTCAGGTTTTGAGAGAGATTCTGATTCTCATCGCCTCGGGAGTCTCCATAGGCATAGTTCTGGGAATGGTGTCTATTAATCCGCTGGTAGGAAGCCTGGGATATCCCTTTCCTGTCCATAACCTTTTCCTGCTGTCTCTCCTTTCTGCTCTTCTTATTGTAATGGCGGGAATGCTGTTTATCGGAACGATTGTTTTCAAGGCGGCCGGGGCCAATCCCGCGGAAGCTTTGCGCTATGAGTAA
- a CDS encoding sigma-54-dependent transcriptional regulator: MSPNVLIVDDNRDILAAARIALAQTGFSVTTGSDPEQIPALMAKTDFQVILLDMNFTRGVVHGEEGLTWLQKIRENDPAAVVILITAYGDVELAVRAMQNGAYDFIQKPWDNEKLVSTVSMAVELGRSKREVSLLKRQNQFLSECNGTQVIGSGPAMRKVLDLVEKVSRTDANVLITGENGTGKDLIARLIHDSSERSDAPFLPVDMGAIPESLFESEMFGYERGAFTGADKSRIGRIEAASGGTLFLDEIGNIPLAQQPKLLRVLETRELVSLGGVSRRAFDIRLICATNSDIQKLIEDNRFRQDLLYRINTVEIPLPSLRERKEDIPELLDHFLQFFCRKYKRPDLKITPSLMERLTEFPWPGNVRELKHLVERAVILAAGSPLKAEDFSLRSGVSEKNISNFNLENREMSGIAEAIDASEGNLSRAAELLGISRATLYRKMEKYGL; encoded by the coding sequence ATGAGTCCCAATGTTTTAATCGTAGACGACAACAGAGATATTCTCGCCGCTGCCCGGATCGCTCTTGCGCAGACCGGTTTCTCCGTAACAACGGGAAGCGATCCCGAACAGATTCCCGCCCTTATGGCAAAGACTGATTTCCAGGTTATTCTTCTCGATATGAATTTCACCCGCGGGGTGGTTCACGGCGAGGAGGGCCTGACATGGCTGCAGAAAATCCGGGAGAACGACCCTGCTGCTGTTGTCATTCTCATTACGGCTTACGGCGATGTGGAGCTGGCTGTCCGGGCTATGCAGAACGGAGCCTATGACTTTATTCAAAAGCCCTGGGATAATGAAAAACTCGTCTCTACCGTCTCCATGGCTGTTGAGCTCGGACGCTCCAAAAGAGAAGTCTCCCTTCTCAAAAGACAAAATCAATTTCTTTCGGAATGTAACGGCACCCAGGTCATTGGATCGGGACCGGCTATGAGAAAAGTTCTCGATCTGGTTGAGAAGGTTTCGCGAACCGATGCCAATGTCCTCATTACAGGGGAAAATGGAACGGGAAAAGATCTGATCGCCCGGCTGATTCACGATTCCTCGGAGAGGTCCGATGCGCCTTTTCTGCCTGTGGATATGGGCGCTATTCCCGAGTCTCTCTTTGAAAGCGAAATGTTCGGTTATGAGAGAGGGGCCTTTACCGGTGCCGATAAAAGCCGCATAGGGAGAATCGAAGCGGCATCGGGAGGTACTCTCTTTCTCGATGAAATAGGGAATATCCCTCTGGCTCAGCAGCCAAAACTGCTTCGGGTTCTGGAGACCCGGGAACTTGTTTCCCTGGGCGGTGTCTCCCGACGGGCTTTCGATATCCGTCTGATCTGCGCGACTAACAGCGATATCCAAAAGCTCATCGAAGACAACCGTTTCCGCCAGGATCTTCTCTACCGTATCAATACCGTGGAAATCCCCCTGCCTTCCCTGAGGGAGAGAAAAGAGGATATCCCCGAACTTCTGGACCATTTTCTGCAATTTTTTTGCCGGAAATATAAACGGCCGGATTTGAAAATCACCCCCTCTCTGATGGAAAGGCTGACTGAATTTCCCTGGCCGGGAAATGTTCGGGAGTTGAAGCATCTTGTGGAGCGGGCGGTCATTCTGGCGGCAGGGAGCCCATTAAAAGCAGAAGATTTTTCGCTGAGATCCGGTGTATCTGAGAAAAATATTTCGAACTTCAATCTCGAGAACCGGGAAATGTCAGGCATTGCTGAGGCCATTGATGCTTCCGAAGGCAACCTCTCCCGCGCTGCCGAACTATTGGGAATCTCCCGCGCCACCCTGTACCGAAAGATGGAAAAATATGGTCTATAG